From Corynebacterium sp. BD556, the proteins below share one genomic window:
- a CDS encoding DUF1648 domain-containing protein, translating into MNDFFIPLIAVISVLSVAVALLSLPLTAPAGVILGARVPRNRATDPEVKAAVRSYQLAVSAGTVLLTLAAVLKPYSLVVLAGAPLMLLLLAGVAYVRGHHRIARAKQQGGWFDGVTTSITGRISGEDEPPLRVPWPAYVTSLAILAGVALYITSRWADIPEVFPTHFGANLEPDAWSEKTVGNVYFLLFMALGHTLFMAGLSWLIARAPIHTRSDRTAAGKHNTRAVLAESLTGLGAVTIVLALGLSMLQLSSILGDFGSHRGGILAAFIVSVLGSCAVLVVRTQAAQTRAGAAASEDESPDNDSDYVWGMFYYNPQDPAVVVDKRTGAGISFNFATWQGKLAAALTILTLMVSLALPFVL; encoded by the coding sequence ATGAACGACTTTTTCATCCCCCTGATCGCCGTCATCTCCGTACTCAGTGTGGCAGTGGCCCTTCTTAGCCTGCCGCTGACCGCACCGGCGGGAGTCATCCTCGGGGCCCGTGTCCCGCGCAACCGCGCCACCGACCCAGAGGTCAAGGCGGCGGTGCGCTCCTACCAACTGGCCGTCAGCGCCGGGACGGTGCTGCTCACGCTGGCGGCGGTGCTGAAGCCGTACAGCCTCGTGGTACTCGCCGGTGCTCCGCTAATGCTACTGCTTCTCGCAGGTGTGGCCTATGTCCGCGGACACCACCGCATCGCCCGGGCCAAGCAGCAAGGTGGTTGGTTCGACGGCGTCACCACCTCCATCACCGGACGCATCTCCGGTGAGGATGAACCACCCCTTCGCGTACCGTGGCCCGCCTACGTAACGAGCCTGGCAATTCTCGCCGGCGTTGCGCTCTACATCACATCGCGCTGGGCTGACATACCGGAGGTTTTCCCCACCCACTTCGGAGCCAACCTTGAACCCGACGCATGGAGCGAAAAAACAGTAGGAAACGTGTACTTCTTGCTCTTTATGGCACTGGGACACACGCTTTTCATGGCCGGATTGTCCTGGCTCATCGCCCGTGCCCCCATCCACACGCGATCGGATCGCACCGCGGCGGGCAAGCACAACACCCGCGCCGTGCTCGCTGAATCGCTCACCGGGCTCGGGGCGGTGACCATCGTGTTGGCCTTGGGGCTGTCCATGCTCCAACTGAGTTCCATCCTCGGAGACTTCGGGAGCCACCGCGGAGGCATCCTCGCAGCCTTCATCGTCTCGGTCCTCGGTTCATGCGCTGTGCTCGTGGTTCGTACCCAGGCGGCGCAAACCCGCGCAGGTGCGGCCGCCAGCGAAGACGAAAGCCCCGACAACGACAGCGATTACGTGTGGGGCATGTTTTACTACAACCCGCAGGACCCCGCCGTGGTGGTGGACAAGCGGACAGGGGCAGGAATCAGCTTCAACTTCGCCACCTGGCAAGGCAAACTCGCCGCGGCGCTGACCATACTCACACTGATGGTGTCCCTCGCACTGCCCTTCGTGCTCTAG
- a CDS encoding DNA methyltransferase, whose translation MSRLTDLLAQARAYDPRMAQELEREIRHATNQRSFGLVFERHLPDGVELPTRPVRRGDTVHILPPRGTVASTDPTLWKVVTIDRKAEGGATATVIEAEPGQGIEPELRDGMKVDDLVVVAQHDDIIYPGLVQTGEVVNSSDPEAPFHTVINAENLHALNLLTYTHRHKVDCIYIDPPYNTRDKDWKYNNDYVDGDDQYKHSKWLSMMEKRLELAKDLLNPEDSVLIVTIDEKEVHRLGLLLQQTFSDAKTQMVSIVIQNAGSTRAQELGRVEEYAFFVFLGSAKPALVKDDLLNEAPSTKVDKVRWESLLRSGTDSLRTDTPNLFYPIYRQ comes from the coding sequence ATGTCGAGACTGACTGACCTGCTTGCCCAGGCCCGTGCCTATGACCCCCGCATGGCTCAGGAGCTGGAGCGCGAGATTCGCCACGCCACTAACCAGCGCTCTTTCGGCCTTGTTTTTGAGCGGCATTTGCCGGACGGCGTTGAGTTGCCAACGCGGCCTGTCCGCCGCGGTGACACAGTCCATATTCTTCCTCCCCGTGGCACAGTGGCGTCCACAGACCCAACGCTGTGGAAGGTTGTGACGATTGACCGCAAGGCCGAGGGTGGAGCCACCGCAACGGTCATCGAGGCGGAACCCGGACAGGGCATCGAACCGGAGCTGCGAGACGGAATGAAAGTCGATGACCTTGTCGTTGTCGCCCAGCACGACGACATCATCTACCCCGGACTTGTACAGACCGGCGAGGTCGTGAACTCATCTGACCCAGAGGCGCCGTTCCACACCGTCATCAACGCCGAGAACTTGCACGCCCTGAACCTTCTGACGTACACGCACCGTCACAAGGTGGATTGCATTTACATCGACCCGCCGTACAACACTCGCGACAAGGATTGGAAGTACAACAACGACTACGTTGATGGCGATGACCAGTACAAACACTCCAAGTGGCTGTCGATGATGGAGAAGCGCCTGGAGCTCGCTAAAGATCTTCTCAACCCAGAGGATTCGGTGCTCATTGTCACGATTGACGAAAAGGAGGTACACCGGTTGGGGTTGCTGTTGCAGCAAACGTTCTCTGACGCGAAGACTCAGATGGTTTCCATCGTCATTCAGAATGCTGGCAGCACCCGCGCGCAAGAGCTTGGTCGCGTTGAAGAATACGCATTTTTCGTGTTTTTGGGTTCTGCGAAACCAGCCCTTGTAAAAGACGACCTGCTCAACGAGGCCCCCTCCACCAAAGTGGACAAGGTTCGCTGGGAATCTCTACTTCGTAGCGGCACGGATAGTTTGAGGACTGACACACCCAATCTTTTCTATCCCATATATCGACAATGA
- a CDS encoding trypsin-like serine protease translates to MSPTNREDHNAGREFDRDSWAYYYPQGTHADSSFPGPRHAVVSPQQGRRGVGETTWSAILVIAVFSIAAIVWAGITTSQIPSGTVEDRLAREKVQTPAGESPAPADPAQEAPSGIPVRVPEFALWAPGTLIQTTDHYPQPGESFTAQSCTVAFSFSNAEGRNFAVTAGHCGREGELVWPTNASTAADYAREAGRFIYSGLYSEDAGDTDIGIIEITDPDRLMALVGAPIATGIAVEASAVGDYVCKTGGTTGYTCGTFEESNRVQIITTNEESGRETRGDIAAVCAAKGDSGGPVFRDVSGRATIIGVVSGTEAGREGEECYEGMANPKLMSYSNVDQVFEIIDRVVPDAKWVAQSW, encoded by the coding sequence GTGAGCCCAACTAACCGCGAGGATCACAACGCAGGGCGAGAGTTCGACCGCGACTCTTGGGCTTATTACTACCCGCAAGGAACCCACGCCGATTCCTCCTTTCCGGGCCCACGCCACGCGGTGGTCAGCCCGCAGCAGGGCCGCCGTGGCGTCGGCGAGACCACATGGAGCGCCATCTTGGTCATCGCTGTGTTCAGCATCGCCGCGATCGTGTGGGCAGGTATCACCACCTCACAGATACCGAGTGGGACTGTCGAGGACAGGCTTGCCCGGGAAAAGGTGCAGACCCCGGCTGGTGAGTCTCCTGCGCCTGCCGACCCTGCGCAGGAAGCGCCGAGCGGCATCCCGGTGCGCGTGCCCGAGTTTGCGTTGTGGGCGCCTGGGACGTTGATACAAACGACTGACCACTACCCGCAGCCGGGGGAGTCTTTCACCGCACAGTCGTGCACGGTGGCCTTTAGCTTCTCCAACGCAGAAGGCCGCAATTTTGCGGTCACCGCGGGCCACTGTGGGCGCGAAGGCGAGCTGGTGTGGCCCACGAACGCTTCCACGGCCGCCGATTACGCCCGCGAAGCGGGTCGTTTCATTTACTCCGGTCTCTACAGCGAAGACGCTGGCGATACGGACATCGGCATCATCGAGATCACCGACCCGGACCGTTTGATGGCGTTGGTGGGTGCCCCGATCGCTACCGGCATTGCCGTTGAGGCCAGCGCCGTCGGGGATTATGTGTGCAAAACGGGCGGCACCACCGGCTACACTTGCGGAACCTTCGAGGAATCTAACAGGGTGCAGATCATCACCACCAACGAGGAAAGCGGGCGGGAGACCCGCGGTGACATCGCGGCGGTGTGCGCGGCTAAGGGCGATTCCGGTGGGCCGGTTTTTCGTGATGTTTCCGGCCGCGCCACGATCATCGGCGTTGTCTCCGGAACTGAAGCTGGCCGTGAGGGCGAGGAGTGCTACGAGGGCATGGCAAACCCGAAGCTGATGTCGTATTCCAATGTGGATCAGGTCTTTGAAATCATTGACCGGGTGGTGCCGGACGCGAAGTGGGTTGCGCAGAGCTGGTAG
- a CDS encoding DNA methyltransferase — MNLVDNGMARAGKTIPETGRCTAWYLGRVARNKIDSGEYTVTGRDRQGAVVVEVTDPTINQYPAKTIWNRQRHHAGWHGTNLLNQMLTDRKFPFPKSLYAVEDSLRLVTKDKPNATVLDFFSGSGTTAHAVMRLNKQDGGKRRSISVTNNEVSFEEAKKLTKEGYRPGDPEWERLGICDYVTKPRIEAAITGKTPDGDPIKGDYKFTDEFPMADGFEANARFFTLTYEPPTRVRHGLAYKQIAPLLWMKAGQFGRVIESIPDRGWDVAESHGVIKNLAAVESFADAIRETGSITTAYIVTDDDLAFQSTVSRLDGFDVKCVQLYNTYLTNFAFTQSGGAI; from the coding sequence ATGAATCTCGTCGACAACGGAATGGCGCGAGCAGGAAAGACTATCCCTGAAACCGGAAGATGCACTGCCTGGTATTTGGGAAGAGTTGCTCGAAACAAGATTGATTCTGGCGAGTACACGGTGACCGGCAGGGATAGACAAGGTGCAGTGGTAGTCGAGGTCACCGACCCGACAATCAACCAGTACCCCGCGAAGACAATCTGGAATCGTCAACGCCATCACGCAGGATGGCATGGGACCAACTTGCTGAACCAGATGCTTACCGACCGAAAATTCCCATTTCCTAAGTCACTCTATGCCGTAGAAGACTCTCTTCGGCTGGTGACCAAAGACAAACCCAACGCTACGGTCCTCGACTTCTTCTCTGGTTCGGGAACTACGGCGCATGCTGTCATGCGCCTGAACAAGCAGGACGGTGGTAAGCGTCGCTCTATCTCCGTAACCAACAACGAGGTGAGCTTCGAAGAAGCGAAGAAACTCACCAAAGAGGGTTACCGCCCTGGCGACCCGGAGTGGGAACGCCTTGGCATTTGCGACTACGTGACCAAGCCCCGAATTGAGGCGGCTATCACGGGCAAGACCCCAGACGGCGACCCCATCAAGGGCGACTACAAGTTCACCGACGAGTTCCCCATGGCCGACGGCTTCGAGGCGAACGCTCGCTTCTTCACGCTCACCTACGAGCCGCCGACGCGGGTACGCCACGGCCTGGCCTACAAGCAGATCGCGCCATTGTTGTGGATGAAAGCCGGCCAGTTCGGTCGGGTTATCGAGTCCATTCCTGACCGAGGCTGGGACGTGGCCGAGTCACACGGAGTCATCAAAAACTTGGCGGCGGTCGAATCGTTCGCTGACGCGATCCGCGAGACGGGAAGCATTACGACTGCGTACATCGTCACCGACGATGACTTGGCATTCCAGTCAACAGTGAGCCGCCTTGACGGCTTCGATGTTAAGTGCGTGCAGCTCTACAACACTTACCTCACCAATTTTGCCTTTACCCAGTCCGGAGGAGCGATCTAG
- a CDS encoding DEAD/DEAH box helicase, with translation MKYTLKPYQETASREILERLDDANQVRSIGKQAAFALSAPTGAGKTVIATDVFEKLLLPSDDRVPDEKAVIIWFSDNPDLNRQSRYRIEGASSTLHGRTVEIDNSFIKNEFEAGKIYFLNTQKLSKGTVLTGGRKKNGSNFELFDNAPDLTQVTIWDTLRNTLESPDHNVYFVVDEAHRGSGKQSDRETILQRLIAGHTPDGATATVPPMPVVVGISATPGKFKKMLNDMPGARMVLEDVDVPTDEVQESGLLKDIVELQIPGEEGEAFENIFVRQAARLLAESTRRWSEYHIEQGGDDKRVVPLMVVQMQDLATPENMYRVISALREGWPELPHDCFAHVFGEHAPIQAGDTVIPYIEPQHVEDREWIRVLFAKTAISTGWDCPRAEVMVSYRPANDEDFITQIIGRMVRSPLARRIPGDDLLNSVLCLLPRFNRAAAERVVMSINRPGEIDPPPFINPVVKPETLLPIDNDALWAAFTALPTEVAPKRSGKPISRLINAGIELEVDGLMPDGEARAKKELVSIVNALLVRYADEVETKKKDILKVETQRLTYRYSDRGLKGEDSIELVADDRVITESFELATPVFSRALANLWVNDYLVAGLDNGEADEDLIIEAHLTLGALAKVEGAKDSLWREADQTAKAWLDQHRADISALPDSRQAKYTVLREMAEAPSAVFLEKPKNRMESPGVWNSEKKELDPYPRYDNWALVAENGSAPANLNDWEIKVVETEMARHGAVSWYRNPSRPGRDALSAVYYDEATGRWRSVQPDFIFFLRDSEGAMRASIVDPHGAYLGDALGKLRGLARYAEQYGDRFVRIESVSGADAKSLRVLDLKSEAVRAAVVEAASAEAVYEKLGYAYK, from the coding sequence ATGAAGTACACGCTCAAGCCCTACCAAGAGACTGCTTCGCGCGAGATCCTTGAACGCCTAGATGATGCCAACCAAGTTCGTTCGATTGGCAAGCAGGCCGCGTTCGCGCTTTCCGCACCGACAGGTGCCGGTAAGACCGTGATCGCCACCGACGTGTTCGAGAAGCTCCTTCTGCCGTCAGATGACCGGGTACCTGACGAGAAGGCTGTCATTATTTGGTTCTCGGACAACCCGGACCTGAACCGTCAGTCGCGCTACCGTATCGAGGGCGCGTCGAGTACCTTGCACGGTCGTACTGTCGAAATCGACAACTCGTTCATCAAGAACGAGTTTGAGGCAGGGAAAATCTACTTTCTCAATACCCAGAAGCTGTCCAAGGGCACAGTGCTGACGGGTGGGCGAAAGAAAAACGGTTCGAACTTCGAGCTGTTCGACAATGCACCCGATTTGACGCAGGTGACAATCTGGGACACGCTTCGTAACACTCTTGAGTCGCCCGACCACAACGTGTACTTCGTTGTGGACGAGGCTCACCGAGGCTCAGGCAAGCAGTCTGACCGCGAGACGATCCTCCAGCGGCTCATTGCCGGTCACACCCCGGATGGTGCTACTGCGACGGTGCCCCCGATGCCAGTGGTTGTGGGTATCTCTGCCACACCGGGCAAGTTCAAGAAAATGCTCAACGACATGCCTGGTGCTCGCATGGTGTTAGAGGACGTGGACGTCCCGACCGACGAGGTGCAAGAGTCGGGGCTGCTCAAAGATATTGTCGAGCTCCAGATTCCCGGTGAGGAGGGTGAGGCGTTCGAGAACATCTTCGTCCGCCAGGCGGCCCGTCTGCTTGCGGAATCTACCCGGCGCTGGAGTGAGTACCATATCGAGCAGGGCGGAGATGACAAGCGAGTCGTACCTCTGATGGTTGTGCAGATGCAGGACTTAGCGACCCCGGAGAACATGTACCGAGTCATCTCGGCTTTACGTGAGGGTTGGCCAGAGCTGCCGCACGATTGCTTTGCCCATGTTTTCGGTGAACATGCTCCGATCCAGGCCGGCGACACGGTGATTCCGTATATCGAGCCGCAGCACGTCGAAGACCGCGAGTGGATTCGTGTCTTGTTCGCCAAGACGGCTATCTCCACCGGCTGGGACTGTCCGCGTGCCGAGGTCATGGTGTCTTACCGCCCAGCCAATGACGAGGACTTCATCACCCAGATCATTGGCCGCATGGTGCGCTCGCCACTAGCACGTCGAATCCCAGGCGACGACCTTCTCAACTCCGTGCTGTGCCTGTTGCCGAGGTTCAACCGTGCGGCCGCTGAACGGGTCGTAATGAGCATCAACAGGCCAGGCGAGATTGACCCGCCGCCTTTCATCAACCCCGTGGTGAAACCGGAAACGCTTCTTCCTATCGACAACGACGCGCTGTGGGCAGCTTTCACTGCTCTTCCGACCGAGGTTGCCCCGAAACGTTCGGGCAAGCCGATTTCACGCCTTATCAACGCCGGCATTGAGCTGGAAGTCGACGGGCTCATGCCGGACGGCGAAGCGAGGGCCAAGAAGGAGCTCGTTTCGATAGTCAATGCGCTGCTCGTGCGCTACGCCGACGAAGTTGAGACCAAGAAGAAAGACATTCTGAAAGTTGAAACGCAGCGACTGACGTATCGGTACTCGGACCGGGGGCTGAAAGGCGAAGACTCTATTGAACTTGTCGCCGACGACCGGGTTATCACCGAATCGTTTGAGTTGGCGACTCCCGTGTTCAGTCGGGCACTCGCCAACCTGTGGGTCAACGACTACCTCGTTGCAGGGTTAGACAACGGTGAAGCCGACGAAGACCTCATTATCGAAGCGCACCTGACGCTGGGCGCTCTGGCGAAGGTTGAGGGTGCAAAGGATTCTCTGTGGCGTGAGGCCGATCAAACAGCGAAGGCCTGGCTTGACCAACACCGGGCTGACATCTCCGCGCTGCCGGACAGCCGGCAGGCTAAGTACACGGTTCTGCGAGAAATGGCCGAAGCGCCAAGCGCCGTGTTTTTGGAAAAGCCTAAGAACCGCATGGAGTCCCCGGGCGTGTGGAACTCGGAGAAGAAGGAGCTTGACCCGTATCCTCGCTACGACAACTGGGCACTCGTCGCGGAAAACGGCTCGGCGCCGGCGAACCTGAATGACTGGGAGATAAAGGTCGTCGAGACCGAAATGGCGCGACATGGTGCTGTTTCTTGGTACCGCAACCCTTCGCGTCCAGGCCGAGACGCGCTTTCTGCGGTTTACTACGACGAGGCCACCGGTCGCTGGCGTTCTGTGCAGCCGGACTTCATCTTCTTTCTCCGCGACAGCGAAGGCGCCATGCGAGCGTCCATCGTTGACCCGCACGGCGCCTACCTCGGCGACGCGCTCGGGAAGTTACGTGGACTCGCACGCTATGCAGAGCAGTACGGAGACCGTTTCGTGCGTATCGAGTCGGTCTCCGGTGCGGATGCCAAGTCGCTTCGGGTGCTCGACTTGAAGTCCGAAGCGGTTCGCGCGGCGGTGGTCGAGGCGGCGAGTGCAGAAGCTGTATACGAGAAACTTGGATACGCCTACAAGTAG
- a CDS encoding NUDIX hydrolase, which translates to MPIPEFIVETRKKIGTDLMWVPAVSAIVLRDAQEPSDWAVPEVLLVKRADNGMWTPVTGICDPGEEAHEAAQREVAEETGVEATTVALLGVGAVGPVTHSNGDKACYMSVQLRLEAVDPLAVPVAADDENTEAAWFAISRMPVQDPKWRLAIADAAAQRRHPQTFVPRLGLNKR; encoded by the coding sequence GTGCCCATTCCCGAGTTCATTGTTGAGACGCGTAAGAAGATCGGCACCGATTTGATGTGGGTGCCGGCGGTTTCGGCCATTGTGCTTCGTGATGCCCAGGAGCCCTCCGATTGGGCTGTACCCGAAGTTCTTTTGGTCAAACGCGCCGACAATGGGATGTGGACTCCCGTGACTGGGATTTGTGATCCGGGTGAGGAAGCGCACGAGGCGGCGCAGCGGGAGGTTGCGGAGGAAACGGGCGTTGAGGCCACCACTGTCGCGCTGCTGGGTGTGGGGGCGGTCGGTCCCGTTACCCATTCCAATGGTGATAAGGCGTGCTACATGTCGGTGCAGTTGCGTCTTGAGGCGGTTGACCCGTTGGCGGTGCCCGTGGCTGCCGACGACGAAAATACTGAGGCAGCCTGGTTTGCAATTTCTCGGATGCCGGTGCAGGACCCGAAGTGGCGCTTGGCTATTGCAGACGCCGCCGCTCAGCGCCGCCACCCGCAGACTTTCGTCCCGCGTTTGGGTCTGAACAAACGCTAG
- the glnA gene encoding type I glutamate--ammonia ligase: MAFDNIDEVKKFIQDEEVEMVDVRFTDVPGTEHHFSIPASRFDDEVMEEGLAFDGSSIRGFTTIEESDMILMPDLATAKIDQFRDAKTLNLKFFVNDPFTHEAFSRDPRNVARKAEEYLASTGIADTCFFGAEAEFYLFDSIRYQADDHKAFYELEAEEGWWNRGAETELDGGPNLGYKNRVKRGYFPVPPYDKTVDVRDAMVLNLAKAGFDVERFHREVGNGGQQEINYKFNTLLHAADDLQDFKYIVKNTATQFGKSATFMPKPLAGDNGSGMHAHQSLWKDGEPLFYDESGYGGLSDIARYYIGGILEHAGAVLAFTNPTLNSYHRLVPGFEAPINLVYSQRNRSAAIRIPITGSNPKAKRIEFRAPDPSGNPYLGFAAMMLAGIDGIKNRIEPHAPVDKDLYELPPEEAKEIPQAPTSLEAALVALENDHDFLTEGDVFTEDLIESYIRLKYDSEITPSRLRPTPLEFELYYDC; this comes from the coding sequence GTGGCCTTCGACAATATCGACGAAGTCAAAAAGTTCATCCAGGACGAGGAAGTCGAAATGGTTGACGTTCGCTTCACCGACGTACCTGGAACAGAGCACCACTTTTCCATCCCGGCATCCAGGTTCGATGATGAGGTAATGGAAGAAGGCCTTGCCTTCGACGGATCCTCAATCCGCGGCTTCACCACTATTGAGGAGTCGGACATGATTCTCATGCCCGATCTGGCGACCGCGAAGATTGACCAGTTCCGCGACGCAAAGACCTTAAACTTGAAGTTCTTCGTCAACGACCCGTTTACCCACGAAGCCTTCTCCCGCGATCCGCGCAATGTTGCACGTAAGGCCGAGGAATACCTTGCTTCCACCGGCATCGCAGACACCTGCTTCTTTGGCGCCGAAGCTGAATTCTATCTTTTCGACTCCATCCGCTACCAGGCCGATGACCACAAAGCCTTTTATGAACTTGAAGCTGAGGAGGGGTGGTGGAACCGAGGCGCCGAAACCGAGCTTGACGGCGGCCCCAACCTCGGTTACAAAAACCGCGTCAAGCGCGGCTACTTCCCGGTCCCGCCTTACGACAAAACCGTCGACGTTCGCGATGCAATGGTGCTCAACTTGGCTAAGGCTGGCTTCGACGTCGAGCGTTTCCACCGTGAGGTTGGCAATGGTGGCCAGCAGGAAATTAACTACAAGTTCAATACGTTGCTGCACGCCGCGGATGATTTGCAGGACTTCAAGTACATCGTGAAAAACACCGCCACCCAGTTCGGCAAGTCCGCCACCTTCATGCCGAAGCCGCTGGCCGGAGACAACGGCTCTGGCATGCACGCGCACCAGTCGCTGTGGAAAGACGGCGAGCCATTGTTCTACGACGAGTCCGGCTACGGCGGGTTGTCGGACATTGCCCGCTATTACATTGGCGGCATCCTTGAGCACGCTGGCGCGGTCCTCGCTTTCACCAACCCGACGCTCAACTCTTACCACCGCTTGGTGCCGGGCTTCGAGGCTCCCATCAACTTGGTGTACTCGCAGCGCAACCGTTCCGCGGCAATCCGCATCCCGATTACCGGCTCGAACCCGAAGGCCAAACGCATCGAGTTCCGTGCCCCGGACCCGTCGGGCAACCCCTACTTGGGCTTCGCCGCGATGATGTTGGCAGGCATCGACGGCATCAAAAACCGCATCGAGCCGCACGCCCCGGTGGACAAGGACCTCTACGAGCTTCCCCCGGAGGAGGCTAAGGAGATTCCGCAGGCGCCGACCTCGCTCGAAGCCGCGCTGGTCGCTTTGGAAAACGATCACGACTTCCTCACTGAAGGCGACGTGTTCACCGAAGACCTCATTGAGTCATACATTCGTTTGAAGTACGACTCCGAGATCACCCCGTCGCGCTTGCGCCCGACCCCGCTTGAGTTCGAGCTCTACTACGACTGCTAG
- a CDS encoding type II toxin-antitoxin system VapC family toxin — MARREQPVRVAIDSNLFISLFLGEDENLNDRTEAVLRHEGFEVVLSTLVGVEGVGAYGMRGGATAGPIDNAEVQSARLFFDNADVLWMEVNRKVMLRARDYCTHFLIKPPDAAILACAVESGCEHLFTTDDGLIKHSDSIPEIEIGPPPELSFFPGEEKGFVLPDKPGGDATFPE; from the coding sequence ATGGCTCGTAGAGAACAGCCGGTTCGCGTCGCTATCGACTCAAATCTCTTCATCAGCTTGTTTCTGGGAGAAGACGAAAATCTCAACGACCGAACCGAAGCCGTACTCCGGCACGAAGGATTCGAGGTGGTTCTATCCACGTTGGTGGGAGTCGAAGGGGTCGGCGCTTACGGGATGCGAGGTGGTGCAACCGCCGGCCCTATCGACAACGCGGAGGTCCAGTCCGCGCGGCTTTTCTTTGACAACGCGGACGTACTGTGGATGGAAGTGAACCGAAAGGTCATGCTCCGCGCTCGAGACTACTGCACCCACTTTCTCATCAAACCACCGGATGCCGCTATTCTCGCCTGTGCGGTCGAGTCCGGTTGCGAGCACCTGTTCACAACTGACGACGGTCTCATCAAACACTCCGACTCGATTCCCGAGATAGAAATTGGCCCTCCACCGGAGCTTTCGTTCTTTCCAGGCGAGGAGAAGGGATTCGTACTCCCAGACAAACCGGGCGGAGACGCTACATTTCCTGAGTAG
- a CDS encoding GH25 family lysozyme has product MRFGIDVSEHQDGLSLVRAADEGVEFVVIRTSDGTYRDRVFASHLADAHLANLQVEAYHFLRSPAEGTSIAQQVEAACEVLGLADVALWLDCETPAGLSLSDVHLAHALFTSRGVCVKGIYTYPRWWRWHMWGADTRPFGKLWLADFGSDPPGAPREIFPGGWPQSVGKQVPSMWQFSSKVQVAGFSVDANARRD; this is encoded by the coding sequence GTGCGTTTCGGTATCGACGTCTCTGAGCATCAGGATGGTTTGTCCTTGGTGCGGGCGGCTGATGAGGGTGTTGAGTTTGTGGTCATCCGCACCTCGGATGGCACGTACCGGGACCGCGTTTTTGCTTCGCATCTTGCTGATGCCCACTTAGCCAACCTTCAGGTTGAGGCTTATCACTTTTTGCGCAGCCCCGCGGAGGGTACCTCGATTGCGCAGCAGGTTGAGGCTGCTTGCGAAGTTTTGGGTCTTGCGGATGTTGCCTTGTGGCTGGATTGCGAGACTCCGGCAGGGCTTTCGCTTTCCGACGTCCACCTCGCCCACGCCTTGTTTACCTCGCGCGGTGTCTGCGTTAAGGGGATCTACACCTACCCGCGGTGGTGGCGTTGGCACATGTGGGGGGCGGATACCCGGCCCTTTGGCAAGCTGTGGTTGGCCGATTTTGGTAGCGACCCGCCTGGGGCGCCGCGGGAGATTTTTCCGGGTGGGTGGCCGCAAAGTGTGGGCAAGCAGGTGCCCTCGATGTGGCAGTTTTCCTCGAAAGTACAGGTAGCTGGTTTTAGTGTGGATGCCAATGCGCGACGCGATTGA
- a CDS encoding GntR family transcriptional regulator gives MVTITINPDGTTPVFQQIHDAIVLAIAKDELKPGDTLDPVRRVAAEFGINPATVQKAYDLLRTEGLIESAQRLGSRVAAPRRATPDLSALGPMLALAVAQGADETTLRTLIDDHLRHLYNKEPQK, from the coding sequence ATGGTCACCATCACCATCAACCCCGATGGAACAACGCCGGTATTCCAACAAATCCACGACGCCATCGTCCTCGCCATCGCGAAAGACGAGCTAAAACCCGGCGACACACTCGACCCAGTACGCCGCGTGGCCGCGGAGTTCGGCATCAACCCCGCCACCGTACAAAAAGCCTACGACCTGCTGCGCACCGAGGGGCTGATCGAAAGCGCGCAACGCTTAGGCAGTCGCGTCGCGGCGCCGCGCCGCGCAACGCCCGACCTGTCGGCACTAGGACCGATGCTCGCTCTCGCCGTAGCCCAAGGAGCCGATGAAACCACGCTACGCACGCTTATCGACGATCATCTGCGCCATCTCTACAACAAGGAACCCCAGAAATGA
- a CDS encoding RDD family protein encodes MASSERSWRSGPELPGQFDPRDSAVDYPGENFGMPKEGPGSQASVARRMGAVVVDWMMCWIIAGFVNMFTSAAGDVATLTLILWVILGIMSGWLFARTPGMVLFGMGVARLDKPGQRVGLWRAALRTIFTMFILPAALVDFNGRGMHDRATGTTVIRV; translated from the coding sequence ATGGCAAGTAGCGAACGTAGCTGGCGCAGTGGCCCGGAGCTTCCCGGCCAATTCGACCCGCGCGATAGCGCGGTCGACTACCCGGGCGAAAACTTCGGCATGCCCAAGGAAGGTCCAGGCTCTCAAGCGAGTGTGGCGCGGCGTATGGGGGCAGTAGTGGTCGACTGGATGATGTGTTGGATCATCGCCGGTTTCGTCAACATGTTCACTTCAGCAGCCGGAGACGTCGCCACCTTGACGCTGATTCTGTGGGTTATTTTGGGCATTATGAGCGGCTGGTTGTTCGCGCGCACCCCGGGCATGGTCCTTTTCGGCATGGGCGTGGCAAGACTGGACAAGCCGGGGCAGCGCGTCGGCCTGTGGCGCGCTGCGCTTCGCACGATCTTTACCATGTTCATCCTCCCGGCCGCCCTCGTGGATTTCAACGGTCGCGGCATGCACGACCGTGCAACTGGCACAACGGTCATCCGCGTGTA